In Citrus sinensis cultivar Valencia sweet orange chromosome 2, DVS_A1.0, whole genome shotgun sequence, a single genomic region encodes these proteins:
- the LOC102616258 gene encoding protein NRT1/ PTR FAMILY 5.9 has protein sequence MGLSKSCIMLIVIAGKERFAFKGVASNLVTYLTDVVKMSNSSAAKTVNSWCGFTSMLPLVLAPLADSYWDRYSTILAFSFIYVVGLVALTSTAFSWAWSTTNKISSSSAFLFWSLCLISLGQGGYNPSLQAFGADQLDSDDELPTTTDNQKSDKKSLFFKWWYFGVCSGSLLGVTVMSYIQDTFGWVLGFAIPTIAMVTSTAFFSFGSQIYRYKSDETLKCTVSLINIVQAIKAAASKLKNSKIVLPIDNSDTVELELQEQKPLCGNKKLGSSKELDEDEYPKSGNHLVKNAKVVLKLFPIWTMLLMFAVIFQQPATFFTKQGMTMKRNIGSNFKIPPATLQSAITVSIILLMPLYDKILIPFIHIIIRCEKGITVMQRMGIGMFLSIIAMIIAAIVETKRLEMNQQYSETVPLSIFWLLPQYILLGISDIFTVIGMQEFFYNEVPVRMRTMGFALYTSVFGVGSFLSALLITVIEALSSSRNGRSWFSDDMKEARLDLYYWVLALASALSLLLYVMLCKFFKSRTDNLDNEACK, from the exons ATGGGGCTAAGTAAATCTTGTATTATGCTCATAG TGATAGCTGGTAAGGAGAGGTTTGCGTTCAAAGGGGTGGCATCAAATCTGGTAACTTACCTCACGGATGTTGTGAAAATGAGCAACTCTTCAGCAGCAAAGACTGTTAACAGTTGGTGTGGCTTCACATCGATGCTGCCGCTGGTATTGGCACCACTTGCTGACTCTTACTGGGATCGATATTCCACCATTCTTGCCTTTTCATTCATCTATGTTGTG gGACTTGTGGCATTGACATCAACGGCATTTTCTTGGGCATGGTCTACTACAAACAAGATAAGCTCTTCATCAGCTTTCCTATTTTGGTCTCTATGTTTGATTTCACTAGGTCAAGGGGGGTATAATCCATCTTTGCAAGCATTTGGAGCAGACCAACTTGACAGCGATGACGAATTGCCAACCACAACAGACAATCAGAAATCGGACAAGAAGAGCTTGTTCTTCAAATGGTGGTATTTTGGTGTTTGTAGTGGTAGCCTTTTGGGTGTCACTGTTATGTCTTATATTCAAGATACCTTTGGTTGGGTTCTGGGATTTGCCATTCCCACAATTGCTATGGTTACTTCAACAGCATTTTTCTCATTTGGAAGCCAGATCTATAGGTACAAGTCAGATGAGACTCTAAAGTGTACTGTGTCATTGATCAACATAGTTCAAGCCATCAAAGCAGCTGCGTCAAAATTGAAGAACAGCAAAATCGTCTTACCCATTGACAATTCTGATACAGTGGAGCTTGA GCTTCAAGAGCAAAAACCTCTTTGtggtaataaaaaattgggcaGCAGTAAGGAGTTGGATGAGGATGAGTATCCCAAAAGTGGCAACCATCTTGTTAAAAATGCCAAAGTTGTACTGAAGCTTTTTCCCATATGGACAATGCTACTCATGTTTGCAGTAATTTTTCAACAACCTGCTACATTCTTTACTAAACAAGGCATGACAATGAAGAGGAATATTGGAAGCAACTTCAAGATCCCACCGGCTACACTTCAAAGTGCTATTACAGTCTCGATAATACTACTAATGCCTTTGTatgacaaaattttgattcccTTCATACACATTATAATCCGCTGTGAAAAAGGTATCACTGTAATGCAGAGAATGGGAATAGGTATGTTTCTTTCCATTATAGCCATGATCATAGCTGCAATTGTTGAAACAAAGAGGCTGGAGATGAACCAACAATATTCAGAAACCGTGCCACTTAGTATTTTTTGGTTGCTACCTCAATACATTCTTTTAGGcatttcagacattttcacGGTTATTGGTATGCAAGAATTTTTCTACAATGAGGTGCCAGTTAGAATGAGAACAATGGGCTTTGCTTTGTATACAAGTGTTTTCGGTGTGGGAAGTTTTTTGAGTGCCTTATTGATCACAGTGATTGAAGCTTTATCTAGTTCAAGAAATGGACGGAGCTGGTTTTCAGATGATATGAAAGAAGCCCGACTAGACTTATACTACTGGGTTTTGGCCTTGGCAAGTGCTTTGAGCTTGCTGTTGTATGTCatgttgtgtaaatttttcaaaagtagGACTGATAATTTGGATAATGAGGCCTGTAAATAA